From the genome of Streptomyces sp. NBC_01304:
GCGCGGATCAGGGTCGCGTGGCCCTCGTGCAGGGCGCCCATCGTCATGACGACGGCGCGCGGGCCCTCGTGCGGGAGCGCGCGGAGTTCGTCGGCGGTGTGCAGCAGTTTGGTCATCGCGCGCCCCCCTCGGCGCCGGGCCCCGAATGAGTCCCGTTGGCCAGCACGCCGAGCAGGTCCTCGGCGAGTTCGGGCTTGAGCATGCCGTGCGCGAGCGCGCGGTCGGCGGTCGCGCGGGCCATCGCCAGATAGCCGGCGACGGTCCCCGGCGCGTGCTTGCGCAACTCCGCGACATGGGCGGCGACCGTGCCGGCGTCACCGCGCGCGACGGGGCCGGTGAGCGCGGCGTCGCCCGACCTGAGCGCGTTGTCCAGGGCGGCGCCGAGCAGCGGGCCGAGCATCCGGTCGGGGGCACCGACGCCCGCCTGCCGGAGCAGCTCCATCGCCTCGGCGACCAGCGTGACCAGGTGGTTCGCGCCGAGCGCGAGGGCCGCGTGGTAGAGCGGGCGGGCCGCTTCCTCGACCCACTCGGGCTCGCCGCCCATCTCGATGACGAGGGCCTCGGCGGCCAGCCGCAGCTCCTCGGGCGCGGTCACGCCGAAGGAACAGCCGGCCAGGCGGTGTACGTCGACGGGAGAGCCGGTGAACGTCATCGCGGGGTGCAGCGCGAGCGGCAGTCCGCCGGCCCTGAGGACGGGGTCGAGGACCTTGACGCCGTACCGCCCAGAGGTGTGCACGACCAGTTGGCCGGGGCGTACGGCGCCGGTCTCGGCGAGGCCCTGGACCAGGCCGGGCAGGGCGTCGTCCGGCACGGTCAGGAGCACCAGTTCGGACCGCTCGAGGACTTCGGCCGGCGTCACCAGGGGAACGTCGGGCAGCAGCTCGGCGGCCCGGCGCACCGAGGCCTCGGAGACGCCGGACGCGGCGACGGGGCGGTGCCCCGCGAGTTCCAGCGAGGCGGCGAGCGCGGGGCCGACCCGGCCCGCGCCGACGACCCCTACGGTGAGCCGGGCCGGGCGGTCCTTCGGCTCCTGCTGCTGGGTTACGTTCACGCGACGACGGCCTTCCGTTCCAGTCCGCTCGGGGTACCGGACGATTTCTCGTCATGTTAACGCGAGGTGTTCGGGGCGGGCCCGGCACTGTCCACAGGCTTGCGGGTCTCTCCACAGGCTTCCGAAGCCCTTCGAAAGTTATCCACAGGCTGTGCGCTTCCGGATGGGTGTGCGAGAGGATCTGTGGATGAGCGACGAGCAGCGGGGCGTGCGGGACGAGCAGGGCGTGCGGGACGAGGACGACCTCGATGCGGTGGCGCCGGACGCGCGCAAGCGGCGCTTCGCGGCCCGGCGCGCGGCCAAGCGGGTCCTGGCCCGGGGCGGGGCGGAGTTCACGCTCGCCGAAGGGCTGGCCCGGCTGACGGATGCCTCCCCGGAGGCGTACGACCTGGACGGGCCGGTCGACTTCTACGGGGACGGGATCGTGGCCGCCCTGGAGGAACGCGTCGCCGCGCTGCTCGGCAAGGAGGCCGGCGCGTTCTTCCCCACCGGCACCATGGCCCAGCAGGTCGCGCTGCGCTGCTGGGCGGGACGTACCGGGGACTCGACGGTCGCGCTGCATCCGCTCGCGCACCCCGAGCAGCACGAGCGGGGCGCGTTCGGCGCGGTCAGCGGCCTGCGCACGGTCCACCCCACGAGCGAACCGCGGCTGCCCACGGCCGAGGAGATACGGGACTTCGACGAGCCCTTCGGGACGCTGATGCTCGAACTGCCGCTCAGGGACGCCGGTTTCGTGCTGCCCACCTGGGAGGAGCTGACGGCGGTCGTCGCGGCCGCGCGGGAACGGGACGCCGTGGTGCACTTCGACGGGGCCCGGCTGTGGGAGTGCGCACCGCACTTCGGGCGGCCGCTGGACGAGATCGCGGACCTCGCGGACACCGTGTACGTGTCGTTCTACAAGTCGCTCGGCGGGCTCGGCGGGGCGGTGATCGCCGGGCCGCAGAGCTTTGTGGACGAGGCGAGGACCTGGCGGCACCGGTACGGCGGCCAGGTCTGGCAGCAGTATCCGACGGCGCTCTCGGCGCTCATCGGGCTCGATCGGGAGCTGCCCCGGCTTCCCTCGTACGTCGCCCACGCGCGCGTGGTCGCCGAGGCGCTGCGCGAGGGGTTCGCTCAGGCGGGGGTCGCGTGGGCGCGGGTGCATCCGGAGGTGCCGC
Proteins encoded in this window:
- a CDS encoding Rossmann-like and DUF2520 domain-containing protein — encoded protein: MNVTQQQEPKDRPARLTVGVVGAGRVGPALAASLELAGHRPVAASGVSEASVRRAAELLPDVPLVTPAEVLERSELVLLTVPDDALPGLVQGLAETGAVRPGQLVVHTSGRYGVKVLDPVLRAGGLPLALHPAMTFTGSPVDVHRLAGCSFGVTAPEELRLAAEALVIEMGGEPEWVEEAARPLYHAALALGANHLVTLVAEAMELLRQAGVGAPDRMLGPLLGAALDNALRSGDAALTGPVARGDAGTVAAHVAELRKHAPGTVAGYLAMARATADRALAHGMLKPELAEDLLGVLANGTHSGPGAEGGAR
- a CDS encoding threonine aldolase family protein codes for the protein MSDEQRGVRDEQGVRDEDDLDAVAPDARKRRFAARRAAKRVLARGGAEFTLAEGLARLTDASPEAYDLDGPVDFYGDGIVAALEERVAALLGKEAGAFFPTGTMAQQVALRCWAGRTGDSTVALHPLAHPEQHERGAFGAVSGLRTVHPTSEPRLPTAEEIRDFDEPFGTLMLELPLRDAGFVLPTWEELTAVVAAARERDAVVHFDGARLWECAPHFGRPLDEIADLADTVYVSFYKSLGGLGGAVIAGPQSFVDEARTWRHRYGGQVWQQYPTALSALIGLDRELPRLPSYVAHARVVAEALREGFAQAGVAWARVHPEVPHTHEFQVWLPYPPEVLDEASVRQTEETGVGLFRVWWSAAGGPPGVSQTEVSVGAAGLEWSAEDVRGAVRDFVGRLPG